The Solanum pennellii chromosome 4, SPENNV200 genomic interval TTCAGTTAGTGTCGAGTGTAAGTTATTAAAATTGTTATACCAGGCATTTGGAGCCATCCAGCAGGCTTTGCAGCGCGCACCTCAGTATCCTGAATCTCACAATCTGAAAGGGCTAGTTTGTGAGGCACGGAATGATTATGAAAGTGCTGTTGCCTCATATAGGCTGGCACGCCTTGCTGCCAGAGTTTTTGCAAGAAAGCTTTCAAAATCATATCTTGCAGATATATCGATTAATTTGACCAGGTCACTTTGTATGGTAATACCAAGTTCTTTTGCTTCAAATTCAATGTGCAATGCTACTTGTATTTTTTGCCATTGTCAAAGGGTGCTTTGATCAACATTATTTTATGCAAGTTCTGAGATGCTTTGTATCCATACAGGCAGGAAATGCTGATGATGCTATTGAAGAATGTAAGTATTTGGAAAGCAAAGGTATGATTCTTTATCATATTTGCGTTTTTTTTGTTCCTAGTGAGAAATTACTGctaaagaaaaatatcatgGTGAGGGATTAGGGCCTGCTTTTTGTCTGTGAACAAAATAACAATTATGAATTGAGTACTGAATTGAGACTTTATATGAGTGCTGAACTACTAGTTCGGCAAAAAGGTTAGGCGTTGTGTCTCTCTTAGTGTTCACTTAAGCTAGTTGCTGAAGTCGTGGAGTAGCATCTTGCTTAAAATGTATTTGATATTGTTGTCCTACTTGCATGCTTTTGCTCTCATAATCGAAAATGCCCCATGAGAATGCTTATTGCTTTATTCATTATAAACCTGTAATTTCCATTTTCGCTAGGTCTTCTGGATGTAGAAAGTTTGCAGCTTTATGCGCTTTCTTATTggaaacttggaaaatatgacCTTGCTCTTTCTATGGCAAAGAGACTGGCCTCATCTGCTTTACCAACGGAGCATCCATTGGCTGCTGCCTCCGTCAGTTTCATCTGTAGATTAGTGTATCATATTTCAGGGAAGGAATTAGCTATAAGAAACATATTACAACTGCCAAAAAGAGCCTTCCAGAGTTCAAGAGTTAGGCTTGTAGCATCTGCTATTCATGCATTAGATGAAAGTCATCAGCTTGACTCAGTTGTTTCATGTGTTCGTGAGTCTCTTTCATCTAACAAAGAGATTGCTGCGCTGGATTTCCTGGCCACACTGGGCTTACTAGTAAGTTTTCTCTTCCAGTTGCGTCTTTTTACTTGATCTTGGGCCTCTAAGTGTAAATCCGGACTTCCTTATCGGGGATTTAGGTCAAACATGGATCTAAGGACTGCCTAGAAGTTCAGAAGGGGGTCAATTATCTAAGAAGAGCTCTTCATACTTCTCCAAACAGTCATTTGATAAGGTACATTTTCGTGTTGTCCACTTTGGCATGAACTAGTGAATTGTGCTTGATCAGAGCACTTCAGATTAATGGGTGCAATTCATTTTAATCATGGTTTGCTTTAGATTGGAACAATAAAAAACTAAGCCTCAGTTACTAATAAGTCGGGGCTGACTACATGAATCCTCACGGACCATgtcttttcatttatttgaattatgatttGCTTGAGATTGAAGAGTTGGCTCATTTTGGATGCAATTTTTGTGGTTGTTCCAGATTGAAGTTGGAAAAATACGTGAGTTTCTGTTTTTATTTCAGAAAGCATTTTGTTTCCTTTGCTGCTTGAGAAATAAATGCATCTTATTGTGGTGGTTTGagttaggcctcatttgtttgcacttaaagAAAGTCTGAATCTGTATGATTTAGATCGTAGGCCATTAAGTGCATTCGTTTTCATTAAGatttaagtaattattttgTATGAAATAAATCTTAATCATTTAAGATCTTGAATAGAGTCTTAATATCATTAGAGATATTTTTGTTTGGATAGTTTTCATCTCCACTCTATCTACAATCACTAGCCACCACCACTAACATGCTCTGCCATCACAACCACTACCATCATTGTCAACTAACATTACTGTAACCAACCACCGATCCCCAACCAGTGGCAACCACCACTACTGTCAGTCGCTACCACACCTATCAAGTTAAAATCTCAGCAAGAGGCAAAAAAAAAGCCAAGTAATCCTGTCCCGTTGGCTAAGGCTGTGGGAAATCTGCAGTTGATTGGTCAACGTGAGTGCTGGTATGGccactattattattataaaaagataataaataaattactgaAGTCATGATTCTTGGTCACAGTCTGTCAGTTCCTACTTGAACTCCTGCAAAGAATTCAATCTTCTACATTAGCATCACTTAATTTACACATCAATGTCCATGCTTGCTATTTAACTCGGGGTGTTAGTTGGAGCGCTTGGCGTTTGCTAAATTTTCTCGGCCTTTGGAAATCTTTGCACGGATGTCCAGTTCATGCTCAAAAACTCTTGCTGAATATCATTGGTCCGTCTTCTCTCATTTTGCACAGTTGATTTGTTCCACGTTGATTTTCGTTTTCTTATATAATGGTAACTGCATAGTCCTCACAAAACTATGCTGGCATCTAGATTTACAAAATATCCTGTGAGTCCTAATGAACCTATTTACAGTTATTCCAAAAACTCTAGTATTGACTCGGACTCCGCCACAAAAAATTCTTTACTCCAGAAATGCAAAAACATAATGTAATCAGCCTTAATTTTCTGCTTAGAGTTAGATTATCCCTCAAAACCCCTTGCATTCCTTTCTCTCCAAACTGTCCACCATATTGTGGCTGGTATGACCTTGCACTATAGTTTCAACAACTCAGCAATTCATGGTGTTTCCTGGCATTAACCACTTCTTCTTTCCCAGATTTTCGTTCGTCTTTCACTATGGGTCCATTTCAATCATGGTGTAATTTGTTTGAATTACTTGCTGTGTTGATCTTGACACTTGAAAGAGTTTAGTGAAAATGCATTGTTGATTgctatttgtatatatggaacTTATTTCCATCTGTAAATTTGTGTTCTTAGTATGATGATTAAAGTTGATTAATCTTCTGTAATATTCTGGTGAATAGGACCCTTCTTGGCTATCTGTTAGTATCCAGCAGGGAATGGAAAGATGTTCACATTTCAGCTCGATGCTTCCGAGTGGACCCTTCTGAACATCAGAAAAAGGAAGGTGTTAAATCCAGTGTTCAGATTTTTGGTGCTGGAGCAGTTGCTTGCTGTAATGTGGGGAGCGGCAAGAAGACACTAGCAATGTCCATCTGTAGAGAAAATTCAACACTGGAGTGCAAAACAATCAAGCTGCTGCAGAAGTAATCTTCTTTATCCACATGCTGTTGGgctttatttatgaaattttatttctattacaCACTTCTGTGGCTCactttattgataaataatCTCATACTTCTGGTGAGATGGGAGGAAGACACGTGAATTTTATTCCATGAAATATATGCCAAAGCTGTTCTGTGCGTCTAAtttaaatgtttatatttatagGTGTGTCCATCAGGAGCCTTGGGACCATCATTCATATTACCTCCTTGTACTAAATTATCTTCAGAAGGCGCGGGAGAAGAAATTTCCTCGTAACCTGTGTGTTGTTCTTGAGAGGTTGATAAATGTGGCTCTTCGAAGTGAGCTTTATGCAAAAGATGATATTTCTTCCCAGTACCAAAAGTTCCAGCTTCTGCTTTGTGCCGCGGAGGTTAGTTTGCATTGTGGGAATAATTTCAAGTGCATTATGCATGCAAAAAGTGCTCTAGAGATGCAGCTTCCAGATAACTACCTCTTCTTTGCACACTTGCTACTATGTCGTGCCTATGCTGTAGAAGATAATTATTCAGGACTTCATGAAGAATACATAAGGTGCTTGCAGCTAAAAACTGATAATCATATTGGTTGGATTTGTCTTAAGTTTCTTGAAAGTCGATACAAGCTGCAGTCAGATTCCAGTTCACTAGCCTTGGCCTTTCAAGAGTGTGgcaaagaaataaaaacttcGTGGAACATGTGGATTGCTATGTATAATTTGGTTCAAGGTCTAACTGCAGCTTGGAATGGGGAATTTATTGATGCAGAAGAGTCTATTGCGCAAGCTTGCTTGTTGGCGGGTGGCGAGAGTTGCCTTTTTCTTAGCCATGGTAACATTTGCTGAACAATTCTAAAACTTACTTTAATATGCTTAAACTCTTTCCTATAAACTGACTTTTTGGTAGAAGTGTATTTTCCCATTCAAAAGCTCTTCTATTTCTCTCTGCAGAACCCACCATAATAAGTGCCCAGGGGTTGCATTCCACTGTCTGCATTTTCTTCCATCTATatccatctttctttcttaccCTCTGTGTGTCTATTAAAGGCTGATGGTCTTATTGGTCTGATTGGTAATGGGAATTTGATTATTCAGGTGTTATTTGCATGGAGATTGCCAGGCAGCAGTCCGATTCAGATTTTTTATCACTTGCTATTAGAAGTCTGAAGAAAGCAAAAGACAGTTCTTCAACGCCACTACCCTTTGTCTCACTGCTACTGGCACAAGCAGAAGCTAGCTTCGGCTCTGAATCGAAGTGGGAAAAGAACCTCATTGAGGAATGGTCATCTTGGCAGCCAGGTTTGATATTTTGTCCTTTgataattcatttatatattatttagagCAGTTAAGTTTCGACTGTGGTTGGCAACATTGCTTGAGTCAATACCAAGGGCAATATCGAGTAGTGGGTCTTTCACAATCAGACTAACTGGACTACCTACACACTAAGGTACTTGCTTGTGGAAGTTTGCCGTGTAGCTGACGTACTATGGGGTTGAAAATTCTGTGGCAAACTACCCACACAAAGAAACAACTAATGGAGTAAaacaggaaaagaaaagagaagccTATCCTCACAATTTGTGGCAAAATGATCAGTTTTTTCAACGGGGCACTTAGCTTTGAAGCGACGCACAAAGCAAGTTGGGCACTTCGGTGATCCTGACACCACCATCTGCCCTTTTCACAGGGCAAGGTTAAATGAGGTGTCTGGGTTTTGTTTTAAAGAAGAGATGACTAAGAGCCTATTTGGATTGTCTTAGAAGTTGGTCAGATCTacttttaagtcattttttagcTTTTAGGAGTGTTTGGCAAAATTAGAAgtcaacttaaaataagttaaaaatgagtgaaaaaaatttaaa includes:
- the LOC107017733 gene encoding tetratricopeptide repeat protein SKI3; the protein is MSVEDDAAIRRLEEAVVSQPGDPSLHFDLGVLLWDKGGELPDIKEKAAQHFLIAAKLNPQNPAAFTYLGHYYARVAVDSQRAIKCYQRALSLNPDDSIAGEAVCDILDATGKETLEIAVCREASLKSPRAFWALCRLGYLLVNQNKWSEAVQSLQQAIRGYPTCADLWEALGLSYQQMGMFTAAVKSYGRAIELEESRVFALVESGNVYLMLGSFRKGIEQFRQALQISPLNLSAHHGLASALLSLAKESIDSGAFKWGASLLEEASKVALASTSIVGNISCAWKLLGDIQLTYAKCFPWMDEGLGSGADENSFSSSILSWKRICCLAVRSACCSYQRALHLSPWQANVYTDVAIASDLLFSLKENCKDDMSPWFVSEKMCLGGLLLEGCNSEFWVALGCLSDHSALKQHAFIRALQLDVSLAVAWAYLGKLYRQEGESQLAQLAFDRARSIDPSLSLPWSGMSADATARNLKPDEAYECCLRAVQIFPLAEFQTGLVKLALQSGYLRSPEAFGAIQQALQRAPQYPESHNLKGLVCEARNDYESAVASYRLARLAARVFARKLSKSYLADISINLTRSLCMAGNADDAIEECKYLESKGLLDVESLQLYALSYWKLGKYDLALSMAKRLASSALPTEHPLAAASVSFICRLVYHISGKELAIRNILQLPKRAFQSSRVRLVASAIHALDESHQLDSVVSCVRESLSSNKEIAALDFLATLGLLVKHGSKDCLEVQKGVNYLRRALHTSPNSHLIRTLLGYLLVSSREWKDVHISARCFRVDPSEHQKKEGVKSSVQIFGAGAVACCNVGSGKKTLAMSICRENSTLECKTIKLLQKCVHQEPWDHHSYYLLVLNYLQKAREKKFPRNLCVVLERLINVALRSELYAKDDISSQYQKFQLLLCAAEVSLHCGNNFKCIMHAKSALEMQLPDNYLFFAHLLLCRAYAVEDNYSGLHEEYIRCLQLKTDNHIGWICLKFLESRYKLQSDSSSLALAFQECGKEIKTSWNMWIAMYNLVQGLTAAWNGEFIDAEESIAQACLLAGGESCLFLSHGVICMEIARQQSDSDFLSLAIRSLKKAKDSSSTPLPFVSLLLAQAEASFGSESKWEKNLIEEWSSWQPEIRPAELFFQMHLLARRLTEGSVAMSNLEPSTSPLRWILQAIHINPSCLRYWRALLKFME